The DNA sequence AAGCCAACCTTTGCGTCAGCAGAAAGATAAACATAAACCCTTCCATCAAGTCGTGAGGAAAATATCGTTTCAAGTTTTAACATTCCTCCATTTGCTTTGTAGATTATCTCTTTTCCTGAAAATGGTAGAAACTGAGAAAAATATCCTTTCACAAATCCAAGCCCAAATCCAAGTTTAACAATGTAAATTTCCTGTGGTTGAAAGAAAAGATAGTTTAAGATAAATGTTGGGATGTGGGCTTTATATGTGAAGTTATAGTTTAGAGGGATGCCCGTTGATGTTTCTTCAACATTGTATTGTTTTGAAATATAGGAATAATCAATCTTTATTGACATATCTTTATTGATTTTAAATTCAGACGCCAGCCAAAATTCGGGTGCTCCGCTGAATTCGTTTTGATTCTTTCCAGTAATTGATGTGATATAGTCAGAGATATCGGGAAGGTTGATATAGTTAGCGCCAAGCCCTGCGGAGAGGCAGATGTAATTTTTATTTTTGAGGTTCAAGTCTTGCGAGTTTAAAAAGTGAAATATAAATAACAGTAAAATTGCGCTTTGCTGAAATTTCGCTTTCATTTAACAGATGATTTTCATTTTTCATGTTGTAAAGATAAAAAATTGTGTTTCAAATTTCAAACAGGTTTGAAAATGCAAGTTTTATTTAATATATTTTGACAAAAATTTTCTGCGTTAAAACGAACTTGAATTAACCAATGAGCACAATAGGAATAATAAGGATTAAAAATGCGATCTTTTACGGTTATCATGGTGTTCATTCATCTGAACAAAATTCCGGTGGGAGATTTGAGGTTGATGTTGAACTTCACTGCGATATTTCGGAGGCTACGGTGACTGATTCGTTGAACAGCACAATTGATTATGAGCAAGTTTATAATTTTTTGAAAAATTTGATAACGGAGAGGAAATTTTATTTGATTGAGTCTCTTGCATCAAAAATTGCGCAGGGTTTGATTGAAAAATTTGACAAAGTTCAAAAGGTGATCGTCAAAGTTCGCAAGCCTTCTCCGCCAGTTGGTGGGGTGGTTGATTGCGTTGAGGTTGAACTTGAAGTTAAAAAAGATTAATTGAGAAAATATAATGTCGGTTGCATACCTTGGTATAGGTTCAAATCTTGGCGATAGGATCAAATACATAACAAGGGCTCTTGTTGCCTTATCAAAACTTCCAAAAACAAGGATAACACGAGTTTCATCTTTATATGAGACCGAGCCATACGGTAGAAAGGATCAGCCATGGTTTATAAATATCGTTGTTGAGATATTTACTGAATTAAGTCCGTTTGAACTTTTTAAAAAGTGCAAGGCGATAGAAACGAAACTTGGTCGTCAAACTCGTGAAAGATGGGCGGAGCGTGAAATTGACATTGATATTCTTTTATACGACGACCTTGTGATCTCGGCAGAGGAACTTCAGATTCCACATCCGGATATGCATAATCGTCGTTTTGTTTTGATACCGCTTGGTGAGATTGCCCCAGGGGCATTTCATCCAATTTTTAAGAAAAGCATTTCGGAACTTTTAATTGAGTGTAAGGACACAACAAGGATAATTCACATTCCACAAAAAATAGATTTGAAAAACATAATAGAGCCAGAGGTGAGAGAGATAAAGTATATAGCAATTGAAGGAGTTATAGGCGCAGGCAAAACATCACTTGCGAAAATGCTTGGTGAGCGCCTTAACGCAAAAATTATCCTTGAACAGTATTATGAAAACCCATTCCTTGAAAAATTTTATCAAAACAGGGAAAGATATGCATTTCAAACTCAGATATTTTTCCTTTTAAGCCGATATCGTCAACAGATGGAACTTCTGCAAAGGGATTTATTTCATGAGTATTTGATAACGGATTATATTTTTGACAAGGATAAAATTTTCGCACATATTAATTTAAGGGGAGACGAACTGAAACTTTATGAGATGCTTGTGAGTCTGCTTGAGAAAAATATCCCTGTGCCTGACCTTGTGATTTATCTTCAGGCAAGCGTTGAAAGATTAATGTTTAATATCCGAAAGCGTGGGCGACCGTTTGAGAGAAATATAACCGAAGATTATATTCGTGAGCTTTCTGAAGCATATAATGAGTTTTTCTTCAATCAATATAAAAAATCGCCAGTTCTTGTCATAAATGTGACGGATATTGATTTCGTAAATAGCATGGAAGATTTTGAAGATCTGATGGAAAAAATTTTAAGTCCAAGGAAATCTTTCTTTGAATATTATAACCCTGGAAAAAAGTAAGGTGAAAGTATGCTCAGGTTATTAATTCTATTCTTGCTTGTTTACATCGCTTACAAATTTTACAAAGTTTTCATTCACTACAAAAACAAGGTTGACGAACTTGAGCGTGAGTTGAAAAGAAGAAAGATAAATGAGGTAAAAGATACCGATTACGAAGAGATAAAGTGAAAGATGAAAGGAATTAGAGAAACCTTCAAAAAGATTGATCCTTTCAGAAACAAGGGAATAAAATTATTTTTTATCAACCTTCTGAAGAAGTTTTTTAAGGATCAACTTTTGGTAAGGATTGACAAATCGGAAAGAGTGGATATTAATTTCGGGGATGTGAAAAAAATTTTAATTGTGAGACAGCACAATCAGCTCGGGGATATGCTCTGTGCAGTTCCTCTTCTTAGGGCTATCCGTCAGAGGTTTCGGAATGCAAAAGTTACGCTTATTACAAGCCCTGTAAATTATGAGGTGGTTAAAGATAACCCATTTGTTGATGAAGTTTTAAATTTTGATAAGGTAAAATTTTTTATATCACCTTCAAAGATTTTTGAATTTGTAAGAAAGCTTAAATCTGGTTTTGACATTGCAATTGTCCCTGTGACTGTTTCAATTTCAACGACGAGTAATTTGCTTGCTTATTTTTCAAATGCAAGAGTTCGCATTGGACCTGCGTCGCTTGACGGAAAGGAAAATCCGACAGCATTTCTTTTCAATTATCAAGTTGATCTTGACTGGCGAAGTGAGGAGAAAAAGCACCAGACGGAGAGAAATCTTGATATTGTGCGACCTTTTGGAATTGACACAGATGATTTAAGTTATGTTATTCCGTATTTTGATGAAGACAGGGAATTTGCGGAAAAAATTTTGAGCATAGGTGGAAATTTTAGATTTGTGATCGGATATCATCCGGGGGCTGGAAAAGTGAAAAACAGATGGAGCGCGGATAATTTTGCGGAACTTGCTCTTAAACTTGCCAACAAGTTCAACGCTTTTACGCTGATAACCGCTGGACCAATGGATGATGAACCTGTTGAGAGAATGAAAAAACAAATTGATGGTAAGATTGAATATCTCATCCTGAGGAATGAAAGAATTAGCAGAATAGTTGCAGTAATTGATAAAATAGATCTTTTCATCACCAACGACACAGGTATAATGCATGTTGCTGGAGCGACATCCACGCCCGTAATTTCCCTTTTTGGCTCAACCAATCCATATCAATGGTCCCCACTTAACAAAGATAAGTTTTTCATTTGGTCAAGAACGGGAGATATAAACGATATAAAGATTGAAGAGGTTTATAAGCTTGCTGTGGAAATTTTGAGTAGAAAAAGTAAATCAGCGTGAACTGTAAATTCTCAGTAAATTTTCACTTTTTTGACAAAATTATCAACTTCCTTTCTAAATTCAATTACTTTATCTATGAAACTTTCTTCGCCATTTTCTATCTTATCCACTGCTTCAAGGACAATTCTTGTTCTTTCCTCATTTATGAGTGGTTCATACTTTGAGATTAAAAAATTGAAAACATTGAAGCCAAGTCGTGTTCCTGCTAATCTTCCATTAAAGCTTTGAACATAGCCTCTATCTTTAAGTTTTTGCACGGTTGGAGCATAGGTGCTGGGTCGTCCGATTCTTTTTTCTCGCATCAATTGGATTAGGTTTGCTTCGGTGTAAAGTGGTTTTTCGCTGATGAGACGAACTTGGAGTTGTGTTATTTTATATTCACCTGGCTTGATCACTCCTGATGTTTTTATCGGTGAAATTAAGTTAAATCCATTTTCAACCACTTCACCAGTAAGTTGAAATTCTTGGATAATATCACCAAGTTGGGCTTTAAGCTTATAAATTCTAATCTTCGCTGATGACATCTGGCTTGCGATGAAGCGTTTAAAGATAAGATCATAAAGTTTTATATGTTTTTTGCTTAACTTCGTTTGCAGGAGTAAAAGTTTTGCGTCAATATCTGTTTCAAGTTCAAACGAGCTAAGGGGTCTTGTCGGTCTTATGCATTCGTGTGCTCCCTCTTCGGTTGCCCAGGTTCTGGCTTTAAAATAGGAAGAAAGGTTTTCTCGCTCAAGATATTGACGAGCTAGGTTAATTCCAAAATTACTCACCCTAATTGAATCCGTCCTATGATATGTGATTAAACCGCTTTCAAAAAGTTCCTGGGCAAGCGACATGACATCACTTGCTGGAAGATTGAGGGTATAAATTCCATCTTGGAGAAGCGAATCAGTTGTATAGGGTGGCAACGGATTTTGCTCGGTTATTTCCTCGCTTAGATCAAAAATTTTGACAGATTCAATTGATTTTATTTTTTCTGATTCCTCAGGTTGTGCTGTAAATGTCAAACGCAGATTATTTTCAAGCTGGACATTTATCTGTGCAATTTTCTTTTTGCTTTCCTTTGTTCTTTCACATACCCAGCCAAGGACTGGTGTTTGAACTCTTCCGGCGCTTAAATCCTCACGATTAAATTTTTTCTGAACTATTTTTGAAAGCTCAAGCCCTATCCATGCATCCTCAACTTTTCTTAAGATCTGCGCTTTCAAAAGGTTTAAATCAAATTCTTCTGGGTTTTTAAGCCCTTCAATAATTGCTCTTTTTGTGATCTCATGCCATCTTAATCTTTTTATATTTTGGTTGAATGGGTAAAGCAGGCATTTCAGATCCCAGGCAATTTTTTCACCTTCGGCATCGGGGTCGGTTGCAATTAAAACCTCGTCAACATTTTCCGCGAGTTTTTGAAGTGATGCGACTACATCTGGTTTTGTAATTTCAAATTTCACCTCAAGTTTTGAATCAATAATCTTCGCCCCAAATCCAGGTTGCCTTATGGCAAGGTCTGTAATATGTCCGCGTGATGCGGTCACAAGAAGAAGCATATTCGGTGCCATAACCTCAAAGACCTGTAATCCATCAATCTTGCTTTTTAATGGCTTACCGAAGAAATAACTTATTGTTCTTGATTTTGTGGGCGATTCAACAATGAGAAGCTGGGAGTTAAATTCTATATCAACCCCAACCTTAAGCTCACGTGTAAGATTTATCTCTTCAATAACTTTTTCAATGTCAAGCTCTTTGATGTTCACAAATTTAACATCAAGCGGTTCAAGTTGTTCTTTCATTAGCTCAAATGCCCTACGATCATCAATCATCAGAATTGAAAGCCCTTTGGTTAAGCCTCCAATTGTTAATCTACTTGTTCGTCCCGATGCCTGAATGTAAGCAAATGAGTCAGGAGTTACAATAGAATTTCCTGAAATTCCAGTTTTTTCAATTATCTCACTTCTTGATGAAACTTGGTTGAAAAACTCAAGTGATTCAATCATCACCTTATAGGCAAACTTCATAAAATCTGAAACTTTATCCGAATCAGGGTTGAAATCTTTTGACTTTATCTTTTCAAGGTTTGACGGTGTGAGGTCAATTATTTTTGAGAGATTTTCAATTATGTCAATTGCTTTTTGTCTTTCTTCTCCTTCAAGATGTTTTGTGATATGGCTTATGGCTATAATCATTTTCCTTGGTGAGAATGTCTCGCGATCAATGGTTATTTCCATTCTTGGAATTTCAAAAAATATTGTATATCTCAAAGCGGTTGGGAGGTCAACACCGCGCACGAGGGAGGAGCGTCGGGATGAGGTTCCGATGAGGACATCAATTTCACCATTCTCAAATGCTTGAAATATCTTTTTTGAAGCTTTTACATATGCTTTTGCCTTTATCCCATTTTCAGAGAGGAAGTCAGCAAGTTGCTCTGCTTTTTCGCTACCTCTGACATAAACTATTGCGCCACGCCCAAGTTTTCTTATAAGCTCAATAAGTTCTTCTTTCATTTCTTTTTCAGGGATGTAGTAGGCATCAATTATATTTCGTGTGAATGAATAAGTTTGCCCAATGTCAAATCCGAATATCTCCCTTAAAATTTTGACTCGTAGAGTTCTTTTCGCTGTTTGTGTGGCGCCAGAGATTACGATTTGTCCATTGTTGATTTTTATCTTTGAACGAACTTCGCTTATATTTTCATCCTCAACCTTTTTGCTGACGATTTTTTTCGCAAGTTCAATTTGTTCTTCGGTTATACCTAAAATTTTTAGCACCGTATCTATTGCTTGTGATCTACGGAGGAATCCGTCAACATCATCAATGAACACAGCATTGGTTCTTAAGGATTCAAAAAGTTTTTTATTTCTGACGATTGAAGCAGATGTTGTTATGATTACATCTGCGTTGCTTATCTCATCTGGCTTTGGTTTTGGGGCGAGGGAGTGTATTTGAACGATTTTTTTATTCCTTGCGAAGTTTTGAATTTTTTGGGCAACTTGAAAAGCAAGGGTTGAGTTAGGGAGGAGTATAAGTGATTTTTTTAGAAGAGCCAGTGCAATGGTCGTCGTTGTTTTACCGCTTCCCGTTGGTGCAAGCATTGCGAAACTTTCGCCCTTTAAGAATCTCCTTGCCCATAATCTTTGTGCACCCCATGGTTTGAAGCCAAATGGTTCAAAAATTTTATCTATATCTTCGTGAACGATTTTATTGAGTTTAATTTTACCGCTTAAGAGCTCATCAAGCGTTGCGCTTTCGGAATCGTGAAAATTCAAGTATATCACATCAAGGTCTTGCATTTTCCATTTTTGAGATTTGTTTTTGGGAAAAATTTTTTAAATTTTGGTATGCAGGTTTTCGGTTTTTATTTAATTTGTTAAATAAACTTTAAAGTTTCAAGTTCAATGCTGGAGGGCAGGAAAATAGTTGTTGGTGTAACAGGTGGAATTTCAGCATATAAAACTTGTTATGTTGTTCGTGGCTTGAAAAAGCTTGGGGCTGATGTTAGGGTTGTGATGACGCCGTCAGCAACGCAGTTTGTAACCCCGCTTACATTTTCAACTCTTTCAGGAAACGAGGTGATCGTTGATATGTTTCCGGCGTCAACACATCAAGGGACGAGTGTTCGCACATGGCACATTGACCTTGCTCTCTGGGCTGAACTTATGCTTATAGCTCCTGCGACTGCTAACACGATTGCGAAAATTGCCCATGGTATTGCCGATAATTTTTTAACATCACTTGTTCTCGCCGTGCGATGTCCCGTTGTGCTTGCGCCCGCTATGGATGTTGATATGTATTTAAATGAGATCACACAACGAAATTTGAAAATTTTAAAAGAGCTTGGCTATTTGATCATAGAACCTGAAGAAGGGGAACTTGCAAGTGGGCTTGTTGGGATTGGGAGAATGGCTGAACCTGAAAAGATTGTTGAGTTTGTGAAGGACTTTTTCGCTGGTGTTAAATTTGATCTGAAGGGCAAAAAGATATTGGTCACAGCAGGTCCGACATATGAACCAATTGATCCAGTTAGATTTATAGGAAATTGGTCATCTGGGAAGATGGGATTTGAAATTGCAAAGGCATCTGTGCATCGGGGGGCAGATGTAATTTTAATTTCAGGTCCAACATATCTTAACACCCCAAAAAATGTAAAGAGAATTGATGTTGTGACATCTGATGAAATGTTTGATGCTGTGGTCAAATTTTATAATGAGGTTGATGTTGTTATAATGTCAGCTGCGGTTGCAGATTACGCTCCAGCTCAAAGGTTTGAGAAGAAGCTTAAGAAAGAAGATTTACCCGAAGGAATGCTTGAATTAAAGTTGAAAAAGACAAAAGATATTCTTAAATATCTTGGAGATAACAAAAGGAATCAAATACTTGTTGGGTTTGCGCTTGAGACTGATAATGCGTTTGAAAATGCAATTCAAAAATTAAAACAAAAAAATCTTGATTTCATTGTTCTTAATACATTGGGTGAAGGTTCAGGTTTTGGATGTGATACGAACATAGTGACGATAATTTCAAAAGATGGGAAAGTTGAGAGTCTGCCGAAGATGACAAAGTATGAAGTTGCTCATAAAATTCTTGATAAGGTTTCGCAGATGTTTAATAAAGGTGAGGCAAAGGGATGAAAAGGGAAATAAAAAAGGTTTTAGATGAGGCGAAGCGATATTTGATTCAGCAGGAAAGTTTGTTTGGGGATGAGATAGTTTTACCAAAGGGTGAAGAAGAAAAAGAAAAGCAAACTCAACATGAGCAAGCTTCAGCTAAAAAAGCGATAGGAGACGAACAATTTGGGGTTGATCCAACATGGGTGGACTCAAAAACACTTGATGAACTTGAAAGGAAGATAAAGAATTGTGTTAAGTGCCCGCTTGGGAAAATGAGAACAAATTTTGTCTTTGGTGTTGGAAATCCCAACTCTGAGGTCGTTTTTATAGGTGAAGCTCCAGGGGCTGATGAAGATTTGCAGGGTGAACCGTTTGTGGGAAGGGCAGGTCAACTTTTAAATCAACTTCTTGCAGGAGTTGGATTCAGAAGAGATGAGGTTTATATTTGCAATGTTTTAAAATGTCGTCCACCCGGGAATAGGGATCCACAAACCTCCGAGATAGAAGCATGTAGTCCGTATTTAATAAAGCAACTTGAGATAATTAAACCAAAATTGATTGTTTCGCTTGGGCGTTTTCCGGTTCAGACACTTTTGAGAACTAACGCATCGCTTACTTCACTTCGTGGACAAATTTTTGAATGGCGCGGAATTAAAATGATTGCGACATATCATCCAGCAGCAGCTTTAAGAAATCAGCAATGGAAGCGACCACTTCTTGAGGATTTACGCAAAGCGCGGGAGATTCTTTATGGGAAATAAAAAATTAAAAATTTTCAAACGATGGCAATTGAAAAAGGTCTAAAGCAGGAATTTCCACTTGAAAAGATAACAAGGGATTATAAATTAACATCAGTTCCTGAACCAAAAGAAATTATCCCGAAAGTTCCACCTCAAGCCCCAGAGCTTGAAGTTGCAGTTCTATCTGCAATGATAATTGATCCCGACTGTATCCCAAATGTTGTTGAGATTTTGAAACCGGAGTGCTTTTATAAAGAGGAACACCAGATCATTTATAAGGTGATAGTTGAACTTTTTTCGGCGGGGAAAACCGTTGATCTTTATATTTTAAACCAGGAACTGAAAAAGAATGGTTTGCTTGAAAAGGTTGGAGGGACTGCATATTTAACTGAAATTTCAAATGCTGTTGCAACATCTGCAAATGTTGAGGAATATGCGCGCGTTATTCACGATAAATTTATTCTTCGCGAGATAATAAAAATGTCTAATGTGCTCGCAAATCTTGCCTTTAAAGAGGACGCTGATGCTTTTGATTTGCTTGACTTTGCTGAAAGAAGGTTGCTTGAAATCTCGGCTGAAAAATTTAAATCTGAAATCACGCCATTCAAAAAAACTTTAAAAGAGGTCCTTGAGAAATATGAGGTGATAAATAGGGAAAAGGTGCATTTAACCGGTGTGCCAAGCGGATTTCCCGAGATTGATGTTATGACTGGTGGTTTTCAAAAATCCGATCTCATAATTATTGCAGGTAGACCCGGAATGGGTAAAACCGCTTTTGCGCTTTCAATCGCAAGAAACGCAGCAGTTGAGGGTAAAGTGCCCGTTGGTATATTCTCTCTTGAGATGTCGCTTGAACAGATAACATTAAGATTGCTCTGTATGGAAGCAAATGTTGATATGCACGCTTTAAGAACGGGAAGATTGTCACCAGATGAATGGCAGAGGATATCTGGACTTGTTGGCAGGATAAGTGACGCTCCTATATTCATTGATGACACACCTGCTTTGAGCACACTTGAACTCCGGGCAAAGGCAAGGCGCTTGAAAGCTGAGCATGACATTGGGCTTATAATTGTGGATTACCTTCAACTTATGCAATCACCCAAAGCCGAGTCAAGAGAGCGTGAAATTTCAATGATATCAAGGTCTTTGAAATCGCTTGCTAAAGAGCTTGAGATCCCAGTTATTGCTCTTTCACAGCTTAGAAGAGCTGTTGAGGAAAGGGGAGATAAAAGACCGATGCTTTCAGATTTGCGTGAAAGTGGTTCACTTGAACAAGATGCTGATGTTGTTATTTTCGTTCATAGACCCGAGTATTATGGTATAACTTCGTATGAAGATGGAGCACCGACAGAGGGGACAGCTGAAATAATCATAAGCAAACAAAGAAATGGACCAATTGGAAGTGTGCGGTTGAGTTTCTTAAGACATTCAACGAAATTTGCACGGCTTGAGGTTATGAGAAGAGAACCAGGGGAAGAGGAGGGTTTTAGGAAAACTGAAACTTTGGGGCAACACCCATTTTAAAAATAAACTTTTGGGAAGGATGCTTTCACAAGTTTTGAGCGCCTCAACATATGGGATAGATGCATTTACAGTTAAAGTTGAAACCCATATTGAACAAGGGTTATTTTCATTTACAATTGTCGGTCTGCCAGATAGCTCTGTAAGGGAGAGCCGTGAAAGAGTTAATGCTGCAATTAAAAACTCTGGATTTAAATTTCCAAACAAAAAGATAACCGTAAATTTAGCTCCAGCTGATATAAAGAAAGAAGGTTCACAATTTGATCTTCCCATAGCGATTGGGATTTTATCTGCAACTGGGCAGGTTCAATCCGATATCCTTGAAAAATTTATAATCCTTGGTGAGCTTGCGCTTGATGGAACATTAAGACCCGTGCACGGAGCCCTCCCAATTGCAATTTCCGCAAAAAATTCCGGATTGAAAGGGGTGATTCTTCCCAAGGAAAATGCTAAAGAAGCGGGGATAGTCTCAGGGATTGATGTCTATCCGATGACTTCGCTTGTTGAAGTCGTTAATTTTTTAAATGGGGAATATCAACTTTTAAATCCTTTTAAAGTTGATATAAATGAAATTTTTAGTCAGGAGAGCAAATACACAATTGATTTTGCTGATGTTAAAGGGCAGGAAAATGTTAAGCGAGCCCTTGAAATAGCAGCAGCTGGCGGGCATAATGTTATAATGATTGGTCCACCGGGGAGTGGTAAAACGATGCTTGCAAAACGGCTTCCGACTATCTTGCCCCCAATGACGCTTGAGGAAGCCCTTGAGACGACGAAGATTCACTCGGTTGCTGGACTTCTTCCACCTGATACAGCTCTTATTGCGACACGTCCGTTTAGAGCCCCGCATCACACAATTTCAGACTCAGCTCTTGTTGGAGGTGGTACAATACCACGACCTGGGGAAATTTCACTTGCTCATCATGGAGTTTTATTCCTTGATGAACTTCCAGAATTTAACCGCAATGTGCTTGAGGTTTTAAGACAACCACTTGAAGATAAAAAGGTGACTATAAGCAGGACGAAAATGACCGTTGAATACCCTGCAAATTTCATGCTTGTTTGTGCTATGAACCCGTGCCCCTGTGGGAATCTTGGTAAC is a window from the Candidatus Kryptobacter tengchongensis genome containing:
- a CDS encoding dihydroneopterin aldolase, whose protein sequence is MSTIGIIRIKNAIFYGYHGVHSSEQNSGGRFEVDVELHCDISEATVTDSLNSTIDYEQVYNFLKNLITERKFYLIESLASKIAQGLIEKFDKVQKVIVKVRKPSPPVGGVVDCVEVELEVKKD
- a CDS encoding 2-amino-4-hydroxy-6-hydroxymethyldihydropteridinediphosphokinase; translation: MSVAYLGIGSNLGDRIKYITRALVALSKLPKTRITRVSSLYETEPYGRKDQPWFINIVVEIFTELSPFELFKKCKAIETKLGRQTRERWAEREIDIDILLYDDLVISAEELQIPHPDMHNRRFVLIPLGEIAPGAFHPIFKKSISELLIECKDTTRIIHIPQKIDLKNIIEPEVREIKYIAIEGVIGAGKTSLAKMLGERLNAKIILEQYYENPFLEKFYQNRERYAFQTQIFFLLSRYRQQMELLQRDLFHEYLITDYIFDKDKIFAHINLRGDELKLYEMLVSLLEKNIPVPDLVIYLQASVERLMFNIRKRGRPFERNITEDYIRELSEAYNEFFFNQYKKSPVLVINVTDIDFVNSMEDFEDLMEKILSPRKSFFEYYNPGKK
- a CDS encoding heptosyltransferase-2, giving the protein MKGIRETFKKIDPFRNKGIKLFFINLLKKFFKDQLLVRIDKSERVDINFGDVKKILIVRQHNQLGDMLCAVPLLRAIRQRFRNAKVTLITSPVNYEVVKDNPFVDEVLNFDKVKFFISPSKIFEFVRKLKSGFDIAIVPVTVSISTTSNLLAYFSNARVRIGPASLDGKENPTAFLFNYQVDLDWRSEEKKHQTERNLDIVRPFGIDTDDLSYVIPYFDEDREFAEKILSIGGNFRFVIGYHPGAGKVKNRWSADNFAELALKLANKFNAFTLITAGPMDDEPVERMKKQIDGKIEYLILRNERISRIVAVIDKIDLFITNDTGIMHVAGATSTPVISLFGSTNPYQWSPLNKDKFFIWSRTGDINDIKIEEVYKLAVEILSRKSKSA
- a CDS encoding Reverse gyrase: MQDLDVIYLNFHDSESATLDELLSGKIKLNKIVHEDIDKIFEPFGFKPWGAQRLWARRFLKGESFAMLAPTGSGKTTTTIALALLKKSLILLPNSTLAFQVAQKIQNFARNKKIVQIHSLAPKPKPDEISNADVIITTSASIVRNKKLFESLRTNAVFIDDVDGFLRRSQAIDTVLKILGITEEQIELAKKIVSKKVEDENISEVRSKIKINNGQIVISGATQTAKRTLRVKILREIFGFDIGQTYSFTRNIIDAYYIPEKEMKEELIELIRKLGRGAIVYVRGSEKAEQLADFLSENGIKAKAYVKASKKIFQAFENGEIDVLIGTSSRRSSLVRGVDLPTALRYTIFFEIPRMEITIDRETFSPRKMIIAISHITKHLEGEERQKAIDIIENLSKIIDLTPSNLEKIKSKDFNPDSDKVSDFMKFAYKVMIESLEFFNQVSSRSEIIEKTGISGNSIVTPDSFAYIQASGRTSRLTIGGLTKGLSILMIDDRRAFELMKEQLEPLDVKFVNIKELDIEKVIEEINLTRELKVGVDIEFNSQLLIVESPTKSRTISYFFGKPLKSKIDGLQVFEVMAPNMLLLVTASRGHITDLAIRQPGFGAKIIDSKLEVKFEITKPDVVASLQKLAENVDEVLIATDPDAEGEKIAWDLKCLLYPFNQNIKRLRWHEITKRAIIEGLKNPEEFDLNLLKAQILRKVEDAWIGLELSKIVQKKFNREDLSAGRVQTPVLGWVCERTKESKKKIAQINVQLENNLRLTFTAQPEESEKIKSIESVKIFDLSEEITEQNPLPPYTTDSLLQDGIYTLNLPASDVMSLAQELFESGLITYHRTDSIRVSNFGINLARQYLERENLSSYFKARTWATEEGAHECIRPTRPLSSFELETDIDAKLLLLQTKLSKKHIKLYDLIFKRFIASQMSSAKIRIYKLKAQLGDIIQEFQLTGEVVENGFNLISPIKTSGVIKPGEYKITQLQVRLISEKPLYTEANLIQLMREKRIGRPSTYAPTVQKLKDRGYVQSFNGRLAGTRLGFNVFNFLISKYEPLINEERTRIVLEAVDKIENGEESFIDKVIEFRKEVDNFVKKVKIY
- a CDS encoding Phosphopantothenate-cysteine ligase encodes the protein MLEGRKIVVGVTGGISAYKTCYVVRGLKKLGADVRVVMTPSATQFVTPLTFSTLSGNEVIVDMFPASTHQGTSVRTWHIDLALWAELMLIAPATANTIAKIAHGIADNFLTSLVLAVRCPVVLAPAMDVDMYLNEITQRNLKILKELGYLIIEPEEGELASGLVGIGRMAEPEKIVEFVKDFFAGVKFDLKGKKILVTAGPTYEPIDPVRFIGNWSSGKMGFEIAKASVHRGADVILISGPTYLNTPKNVKRIDVVTSDEMFDAVVKFYNEVDVVIMSAAVADYAPAQRFEKKLKKEDLPEGMLELKLKKTKDILKYLGDNKRNQILVGFALETDNAFENAIQKLKQKNLDFIVLNTLGEGSGFGCDTNIVTIISKDGKVESLPKMTKYEVAHKILDKVSQMFNKGEAKG
- a CDS encoding DNA polymerase; amino-acid sequence: MKREIKKVLDEAKRYLIQQESLFGDEIVLPKGEEEKEKQTQHEQASAKKAIGDEQFGVDPTWVDSKTLDELERKIKNCVKCPLGKMRTNFVFGVGNPNSEVVFIGEAPGADEDLQGEPFVGRAGQLLNQLLAGVGFRRDEVYICNVLKCRPPGNRDPQTSEIEACSPYLIKQLEIIKPKLIVSLGRFPVQTLLRTNASLTSLRGQIFEWRGIKMIATYHPAAALRNQQWKRPLLEDLRKAREILYGK
- a CDS encoding replicative DNA helicase — translated: MAIEKGLKQEFPLEKITRDYKLTSVPEPKEIIPKVPPQAPELEVAVLSAMIIDPDCIPNVVEILKPECFYKEEHQIIYKVIVELFSAGKTVDLYILNQELKKNGLLEKVGGTAYLTEISNAVATSANVEEYARVIHDKFILREIIKMSNVLANLAFKEDADAFDLLDFAERRLLEISAEKFKSEITPFKKTLKEVLEKYEVINREKVHLTGVPSGFPEIDVMTGGFQKSDLIIIAGRPGMGKTAFALSIARNAAVEGKVPVGIFSLEMSLEQITLRLLCMEANVDMHALRTGRLSPDEWQRISGLVGRISDAPIFIDDTPALSTLELRAKARRLKAEHDIGLIIVDYLQLMQSPKAESREREISMISRSLKSLAKELEIPVIALSQLRRAVEERGDKRPMLSDLRESGSLEQDADVVIFVHRPEYYGITSYEDGAPTEGTAEIIISKQRNGPIGSVRLSFLRHSTKFARLEVMRREPGEEEGFRKTETLGQHPF
- a CDS encoding magnesium chelatase family protein, with protein sequence MLSQVLSASTYGIDAFTVKVETHIEQGLFSFTIVGLPDSSVRESRERVNAAIKNSGFKFPNKKITVNLAPADIKKEGSQFDLPIAIGILSATGQVQSDILEKFIILGELALDGTLRPVHGALPIAISAKNSGLKGVILPKENAKEAGIVSGIDVYPMTSLVEVVNFLNGEYQLLNPFKVDINEIFSQESKYTIDFADVKGQENVKRALEIAAAGGHNVIMIGPPGSGKTMLAKRLPTILPPMTLEEALETTKIHSVAGLLPPDTALIATRPFRAPHHTISDSALVGGGTIPRPGEISLAHHGVLFLDELPEFNRNVLEVLRQPLEDKKVTISRTKMTVEYPANFMLVCAMNPCPCGNLGNPHQQCTCSPAQIQKYMGKISGPLLDRIDIHIEVPAVKYSELASKTTGETSAQIRERVIMAREIQLKRFKGRKNLFKNADMQTREIREFCRIDSNGELILKNAITKLGLSARAYDKILKVARTIADLAGSENIKPEHLSEAIQYRSLDRNLFGL